Proteins found in one Triticum urartu cultivar G1812 chromosome 4, Tu2.1, whole genome shotgun sequence genomic segment:
- the LOC125551321 gene encoding uncharacterized protein LOC125551321 translates to MCRRKIPQQIEFVRSGSTTRPRSYLAAISLRPQEMGTTAKPPSFVCLKWPWGPSLNASPSGSPSPCGDLERPWLFKSISTVAQGLVIAGDIPSASTGSGGHGARLWKRHPGTAPVEAYRGDAEQRALAAALVSARATTVLEFYSPRCRLCSSLQGLVRELEDGGNASASFVLADAEDDRWLPELLHYDVRHVPCFVLLDKNGRALAKTGVPTSRQHVIAGLHHLLNMKQPSGQEGKKSRS, encoded by the exons ATGTGCAGACGTAAAATTCCCCAACAAATTGAGTTCGTCCGTAGCGGCTCAACGACACGTCCCCGCTCCTACCTGGCGGCGATCAGCCTCCGGCCACAGGAGATGGGCACCACCGCAAAGCCCCCTTCCTTCGTCTGCTTGAAGTGGCCTTGGGGCCCTAGCCTTAATGCGAGCCCTAGCGGCAGCCCAAGCCCCTGCGGTGACCTCGAGCGCCCCTGGCTCTTCAAGTCCATCTCGACCGTCGCGCAAGGCCTCGTCATCGCCGGTGACATCCCCTCCGCTTCCACTGGAAGCGGAGGTCATGGGGCGAGGTTGTGGAAGCGTCACCCGGGCACCGCGCCGGTGGAGGCGTACCGCGGGGACGCGGAGCAGCGGGCGCTGGCGGCGGCGCTGGTGAGCGCGAGGGCGACCACGGTGCTGGAGTTCTACTCGCCGCGCTGCCGCCTCTGCTCATCGCTGCAGGGCCTCGTGCGCGAGCTCGAGGACGGTGGCAATGCATCCGCGAGCTTCGTGCTCGCGGACGCCGAGGACGACCGGTGGCTCCCGGAG CTTCTGCATTATGATGTCAGACATGTTCCTTGTTTTGTGCTCCTGGACAAGAATGGTAGAGCCCTAGCTAAAACCGGAGTTCCAACTAGCAGGCAGCATGTTATCGCTGGCCTTCATCATCTTCTTAACATGAAGCAACCATCTGGGCAGGAAGGAAAGAAGAGTCGATCATGA